The following is a genomic window from Saprospiraceae bacterium.
TGTGGCCACATCATTGTCGTGCAGCAGATGTTGACATATGGTCTGACCGATATTCCAATGTCTGTCCCGGATGAAATGTTTAAAGAATTCAGACCTGGCTCAAAACCAGATAAATATTATGAACAAGATGAAGTTGAAAATATAAAAAAATTGTTTTTTTCGACGCATGAACAATTCATGGATGACTTATCTGCCGGAAAAATGAATACGATCAAACCATTTATGACTGCATTAAAATTTGAAATTACAGATATAAACACAGCCATAT
Proteins encoded in this region:
- a CDS encoding DinB family protein yields the protein MNPNLSIILQNRKACKKILDYLTTEQVNEIPEGFNNNIVWNCGHIIVVQQMLTYGLTDIPMSVPDEMFKEFRPGSKPDKYYEQDEVENIKKLFFSTHEQFMDDLSAGKMNTIKPFMTALKFEITDINTAISFDQYHEALHMGCILSLMKRV